The following proteins are co-located in the Psilocybe cubensis strain MGC-MH-2018 chromosome 5, whole genome shotgun sequence genome:
- a CDS encoding Serine/threonine-protein kinase ppk13 — protein sequence MALPPQLSRALENFRDQAKDALWALSSCLCQQTPKVKINGRTFQIIKVLGEGGFSFVYLAQDEDSGRQFALKKIRCPTGAQGVKEAMREVEAYRRFKHPNIIRIMDSAVVQDPEGEGQIVYLFLPLYKRGNLQDAINANVVHGRHFPEQDMVRLFRGTCLAVRAMHEYRPTTPRSAAAAKNLKSTSTGKARANENDADDEDDDARFPQAEGDAEGGYSYDGGASASMPLVSRRLQDEEPDVVFDGDEEVENAQQQGNALEIVPYAHRDLKPGNVMIADDGKTPILMDFGSTMMARVHIENRSQALLQQDIAAEQSTMAYRAPELFDVKTGQTIDEKVDIWSLGCTLYALAYSHSPFENTQTTEQGGSIAMAVLNAQYKHPQSAYSQGLRDLIDSMLKVNPAERPDINQVIQMTDRVLQSLA from the exons atggcACTACCACCACAGCTATCTCGCGCACTAGAAAACTTCAGAGACCAAGCCAAGGATGCACTGTGGGCGCTGTCGTCGTGCCTGTGCCAGCAAACGCCCAAAGTCAAGATCAACGGACGGACGT TTCAAATTATCAAGGTgcttggggaaggcgggttCTCGTTCGTGTATCTCGCACAGGATGAGGATAGTGGG AGACAATTCGCTCTAAAGAAGATTCGATGTCCAACAGGTGCGCAGGGCGTGAAAGAGGCGATGAGAGAAGTGGAGGCATACCGGAGATTCAA ACATCCTAACATCATCCGAATCATG GACTCAGCTGTTGTCCAAGACCCCGAGGGCGAGGGTCAAATCGTCTACCTCTTCCTGCCTCTTTACAAG CGCGGAAACCTGCAAGACGCTATCAACGCTAACGTCGTACATGGACGACACTTCCCTGAACAAGACATGGTCCGCCTGTTCCGCGGGACCTGTCTCGCCGTACGCGCTATGCATGAGTACCGACCCACCACCCCACGctccgctgccgccgccaaaAACTTGAAGTCTACATCCACTGGCAAAGCTCGAGCAAATGAAAACGAtgccgacgacgaagatgacgacgcgCGCTTTCCGCAGGCAGAAGGCGACGCAGAGGGTGGGTACTCGTACGACGGTGGTGCATCTGCGAGCATGCCGCTTGTGTCGCGGAGGCTTCAAGATGAGGAGCCGGATGTAGTGTTTGACGGTGATGAGGAGGTGGAAAATGCGCAGCAGCAGGGGAACGCACTGGAAATTGTGCCGTATGCGCATCGAGATTTGAAGCCAGG GAATGTGATGATTGCGGACGACGGCAAGACGCCTATTCTTATGGATTTTGGAAGCACGATGATGGCGCGGGTGCATATTGAGAACCGGTCACAGGCGCTGTTGCAGCAG GATATCGCAGCGGAACAGAGCACAATGGCGTACCGCGCGCCTGAACTGTTCGACGTCAAAACAGGACAGACTATCGATGAGAAAGTTGATATTTGG TCACTTGGATGCACGCTTTATGCACTCGCATACTCTCATTCACCATTCGAAAATACCCAGACGACTGAGCAGGGTGGCTCGATAGCAATGGCTGTCCTCAATGCACAGTATAAACACCCGCAGTCTGCGTATTCGCAGGGGCTCAGGGATCTGATTGATAGCATGCTCAAAGTAAATCCTGCGGAGAGGCCGGATATCAATCAG GTTATTCAGATGACGGATAGAGTGCTTCAGAGCTTGGCTTGA